A window of Juglans regia cultivar Chandler chromosome 7, Walnut 2.0, whole genome shotgun sequence contains these coding sequences:
- the LOC108992642 gene encoding two-component response regulator-like APRR3: MMTGEAAACTGEGIEMERKYEDAENKDGPGDNVVKWERLRVLLVEADYSTRQIITALLRKCSYRVAAVPDGLMAWETLKGRPHNIDIILTEVELPSISGFALLTLVMEHDICKNIPVIMMSSHDSISMVLKCMLKGAADFLIKPVRKNELRNLWQHVWRRHTGTGGHIPQNSAVQQRKVEATFENIAPSNNSSDCVASTLRNIESSEKESDAHSSCTTPYSEAEGAYMQNMQGPSQKNWTATNLSNSVMGKHVGCAKLDKESVMPDSENGEKSNRSGSEVAPYREVCDSTALRFRGDHACAESITHNEGVQEETNRGNAGIASKVHGRNDEVFEPSSGAIDLIGTFHNQPKCIYLNSNNKDGGTNKFEFVPHLELSLRRTCSSNSNYQGAEERPTLNHSSASAFSWYDSSKILQPHLLTPSRNWTKLEEGGSKSHELSSNQLSRSLNCTFLQLSQEKLSSTIIGPSRQGELKFPSLQLGTNPVPGTRYDNSCDGYSHVLPVVLYNQSGPPTAWSPKAACQRDQSPLPSSTSVQSNPVIQNSEQGYHHSDETTESSIHLAVHEDNNLKPVEEHRHGSPAVGQTSSLCNGPGDQSKGVAYGNSSKGIDETAPATAPESWNETGLSIHDGSRRMDSLRSSHREAALTKFRLKRKERCFEKKVRYHSRKRLAEQRPRVKGQFVRQVQTD; encoded by the exons ATGATGACTGGTGAAGCGGCGGCGTGTACTGGGGAAGGCAttgaaatggagagaaaatatgAGGACGCCGAGAACAAGGATGGGCCTGGAGATAACGTGGTCAAGTGGGAGAGGTTGAGGGTTCTGCTGGTCGAAGCCGACTATTCCACTCGCCAGATTATCACTGCCCTCCTCCGCAAATGCAGCTACAGAG TTGCAGCAGTTCCTGATGGATTAATGGCATGGGAGACATTAAAGGGGAGACCTCATAATATTGATATCATATTAACTGAAGTCGAATTGCCATCAATATCCGGATTTGCGCTTCTTACTTTAGTCATGGAGCATGACATTTGCAAAAATATTCCTGTCATAA TGATGTCTTCACACGACTCAATTAGCATGGTGTTGAAGTGCATGTTAAAAGGTGCAGCTGACTTTCTTATAAAGCCTGTCAGGAAGAATGAGCTTAGGAACCTCTGGCAGCATGTATGGAGAAGGCACACT GGGACTGGTGGACATATTCCTCAAAACTCGGCTGTTCAACAGCGAAAAGTAGAAGccacttttgaaaatattgcacCAAGCAATAACTCAAGTGATTGTGTGGCATCTACACTCAGAAATATCGAATCCAGTGAGAAAGAGAGTGATGCCCAT AGCTCTTGTACAACACCTTACTCGGAAGCGGAGGGTGCATACATGCAAAATATGCAGGGTCCTTCACAGAAAAACTGGACTGCTACAAATTTGAGCAACTCTGTTATGGGGAAGCATGTAGGGTGTGCTAAGTTGGATAAGGAATCAGTTATGCCTGACAGTGAAAATGGAG AAAAATCAAATAGATCAGGATCAGAAGTTGCACCGTACAGAGAGGTTTGTGACTCTACAGCTTTGAGATTTAGAGGAGATCATGCTTGTGCTGAATCAATTACTCACAATGAGGGTGTGCAAGAAGAAACTAACAGAGGCAATGCTGGTATTGCTAGTAAGGTTCACGGCCGCAATGATGAAGTTTTTGAACCTTCTAGTGGAGCTATTGACTTGATTGGTACATTTCATAATCAACCCAAGTGCATTTATCTGAACAGTAATAATAAAGATGGTGGCACAAACAAGTTTGAATTTGTTCCACATTTGGAACTTTCTTTGAGAAGAACTTGCTCTAGTAACTCAAATTACCAAGGTGCTGAGGAGAGGCCTACACTGAACCATTCTAGTGCCTCTGCCTTTTCATG GTATGATAGCAGTAAGATACTGCAACCCCATCTCCTGACACCGTCTAGGAATTGGACCAAGTTGGAGGAGGGTGGAAGTAAATCCCATGAACTGTCATCTAACCAGCTCTCTCGAAGTCTCAATTGTACTTTTCTTCAGCTCAGTCAGGAAAAATTGAGCTCTACCATCATTGGTCCATCCAGGCAAGGTGAACTCAAGTTTCCTAGTCTTCAGCTTGGGACGAATCCTGTCCCAGGGACAAGGTATGATAATAGCTGTGATGGATACAGTCATGTTTTACCAGTGGTGCTTTATAATCAGTCTGGTCCACCCACTGCATGGAGTCCCAAAGCAGCCTGCCAGCGAGATCAGTCTCCCCTTCCTTCAAGTACCTCGGTTCAATCCAATCCTGTAATTCAAAACTCAGAACAAGGTTATCACCACTCTGATGAGACTACTGAAAGTTCCATTCACCTGGCTGTACATGAGGATAACAATTTGAAACCTGTGGAAGAACATAGACATGGTTCTCCTGCTGTGGGTCAGACTAGTAGTTTATGCAATGGCCCTGGAGATCAGAGTAAGGGCGTTGCATATGGAAACAGTTCAAAGGGTATAGATGAGACTGCCCCTGCAACTGCCCCTGAGAGCTGGAATGAAACTGGTCTCTCCATTCATGATGGATCAAGAAGAATGGACTCTCTTCGCTCTAGCCATAGGGAAGCAGCGCTCACAAAGTTCCGACTGAAGCGGAAAGAGCGATGCTTTGAAAAAAAG GTTCGCTATCACAGCCGGAAAAGACTGGCAGAGCAACGCCCTCGAGTGAAAGGACAGTTTGTTCGCCAGGTGCAAACTGATTGA
- the LOC108992641 gene encoding conserved oligomeric Golgi complex subunit 4, which translates to MGSIAAEEENGGITTSSTTSINFGTPEAMNQIRTLTDVGAMTRLLHECIAYQRALDLDLDNLLSQRSDLDKQFHHLQKSAEVLDIVSADSQHMLSNVSSTCDLADHVSRKVRELDLAQSRVNSTLHRIDAVVQRSNCIDGVRKALDTEDFELAANYVQTFLQIDAKYKDSGSDQRDQMFASKHQLEAIVRKKLSAAVDQRDHPTILRFIRIYSPLGLEDEGLQVYVGYLKKVIGMRARLEFEHMVELMEQSSKNPNQTSQVNFISCLTNLFKDVVLAIEENDEILRGLCGDDGIVYAICELQEECDSRGSLILKKYMEFRKLARLSSEINAQNKNLLAVGGGSEGPDPREIELYLEEILSLMQLGEDYTEFMVSKIKGLSSVDPEVLPRATKAFRSGSLSKVLQDLTGFYVILEGFFMVENVRKAIKIDEQVPDSLTTSMVDDVFYVLQSCLRRAISTSNISSVIAMLSGASSLLSNEYHEALQQKTREPNLGAKLFLGGVGVQKTGTEIATALNNMDVSGEYVLKLKHEIEEQCAEVFPAPGDRERVKSCLSELSDMSNIFKQALNAGMEQLVATVTPRVRPLLDSVATISYELSEVEYADNEMNDPWVQKLLHAVETNVAWLQPLMTANNYDSFVHLVIDFIVKRLEVIMMQKRFSQLGGLQLDRDARALVSHFSGMTQRTVRDKFARLTQMATLLNLEKVSEILDFWGENSGPMTWRLTPAEVRRVLGLRVDFKPEAIAALKL; encoded by the exons ATGGGGTCGATCGCGGCcgaagaagaaaatggaggcATCACTACCTCCTCCACTACGTCCATCAATTTCGGCACGCCGGAGGCCATGAACCAGATTCGGACCCTAACCGACGTCGGGGCAATGACCCGCCTGCTCCACGAGTGCATTGCCTACCAGAGGGCCCTCGACCTCGACCTCGACAACCTCCTCTCCCAGCGCTCCGATCTCGATAAGCAGTTCCACCACCTCCAGAAGTCCGCTGAGGTACTAGACATCGTCTCCGCCGACTCCCAGCACATGCTCTCCAACGTTTCCTCCACCTGCGACCTCGCCGACCACGTCAGCCGCAAGGTCCGCGAGCTCGACCTCGCCCAGTCCCGCGTCAACTCCACCCTCCACCGCATCGACGCCGTCGTCCAGCGCTCCAACTGCATCGACGGCGTCAGGAAGGCCCTCGATACCGAAGACTTCGAGCTCGCCGCCAACTACGTCCAGACCTTTCTCCAGATCGACGCCAAGTACAAGGACTCAGGATCCGATCAGAGGGACCAGATGTTCGCCTCCAAGCACCAGCTCGAAGCAATCGTGCGCAAGAAGCTCTCCGCGGCCGTAGATCAACGCGACCACCCGACGATCTTACGGTTCATTCGGATCTATTCGCCacttggattggaggatgaggGATTGCAGGTATACGTTGGTTACCTAAAGAAGGTGATAGGAATGAGAGCGAGGCTGGAGTTCGAGCACATGGTGGAGTTAATGGAACAGAGTAGCAAGAACCCTAACCAGACGAGCCAGGTGAATTTCATCTCCTGCTTAACAAATCTGTTCAAGGACGTGGTCCTGGCAATCGAAGAAAACGACGAGATTCTGAGAGGTCTCTGCGGCGACGACGGGATCGTTTACGCGATTTGCGAGCTCCAGGAGGAGTGCGATTCTCGAGGTTCattgatcttgaagaaatacaTGGAGTTCAGGAAGTTGGCCCGATTGTCCTCGGAGATCAATGCACAAAACAAGAATTTGCTTGCTGTGGGAGGAGGATCCGAGGGTCCGGACCCGAGGGAGATCGAATTGTACTTGGAAGAGATACTATCATTAATGCAATTGGGGGAGGATTACACCGAGTTTATGGTATCGAAGATCAAGGGCTTGAGTTCCGTTGATCCGGAGGTGCTTCCGCGGGCCACTAAGGCCTTTAGGAGTGGAAGTCTTAGCAAGGTTCTTCAAGATCTTACCGGATTCTATGTAATTCTAGAGGGTTTCTTTATGGTGGAGAATGTGAGGAAGGCGATCAAGATCGATGAGCAGGTGCCGGACAGCTTGACCACTTCCATGGTCGATGACGTCTTCTATGTTCTACAGAGTTGCCTGAGGAGGGCCATATCCACATCCAATATCAGCTCGGTCATTGCGATGTTGAGTGGTGCGAGTAGTTTGTTGAGCAATGAGTATCATGAAGCTCTGCAACAAAAGACGAGAGAGCCCAACCTCGGTGCTAAGCTGTTCTTGGGTGGTGTCGGCGTGCAGAAGACCGGGACAGAGATTGCAACGGCCTTGAATAACATGGATGTTAGCGGTGAGTATGTCCTTAAGCTCAAACACGAGATTGAGGAGCAATGTGCTGAG GTATTCCCAGCACCAGGCGATAGGGAAAGAGTGAAATCTTGTTTGTCTGAATTGAGTGATATGAGCAACATCTTCAAGCAAGCTCTGAATGCTGGCATGGAACAGCTTGTGGCAACCGTGACACCCAGAGTCCGTCCACTGTTAGATAGTGTAGCAACCATCAGCTACGAGCTGTCAGAGGTTGAATATGCTGATAATGAGATGAATGATCCATGGGTCCAGAAACTTCTTCATGCTGTCGAGACAAATGTGGCATGGCTTCAGCCACTAATGACAGCCAATAACTATGACTCGTTTGTTCATTTGGTCATTGACTTCATTGTTAAGAGGCTCGAAGTGATCATGATGCAGAAAAGGTTCAGTCAGCTCGGAGGCCTTCAGCTTGACAGAGATGCAAGGGCATTGGTAAGCCATTTCTCTGGCATGACTCAGAGGACTGTTAGAGATAAGTTTGCCCGTCTTACTCAAATGGCAACACTCCTCAACTTGGAGAAGGTGTCTGAGATTCTAGATTTCTGGGGCGAGAACTCAGGACCTATGACCTGGAGGTTAACACCAGCCGAGGTTAGGCGAGTGTTGGGTCTCAGGGTTGATTTTAAACCCGAAGCAATTGCTGCTCTCAAGTTGTAA